GGCGGCTGCTGCGCCCTGTTCAGACAAGGACGCGAAAACCAAGTTGCCGGACAAGCGAAAATCAAACGCTTGCTTGGATTGCGCTTTCAACTGGCTTTGAGGCAGCATCGGCTGACCCGCTGGCACAACAGCTGCATCGCCACTGCTGCCCCACCATAGAGAAAAGCCGAGGCCCACCATGCGCATCGTCCAAGCCACCCTGGAGCACCTGGACCTGTTGACCCCGCTGTTCGTCAAATACCGCGAGTTCTACAACGAGCTGCCCTACCCCGAGTCCTCACGCAAGTTCCTCGAGAAGCGCCTGCGCCGCAAGGAGTCGGTGATCTACCTGGCGTTGGCCGACGACGAAGACAGGCTGCTCGGCTTCTGCCAGCTCTACCCCAGCTACTCCTCGCTGTCGCTCAAGCGCGTGTGGATTCTCAACGACATCTATGTCGCCGAGGATGCTCGCCGCCAACTGGTAGCCGACCGCCTGCTGCACACCGCCAAGCAGATGGCCAAGGAAACCAACGCCGTGCGTATGCGCGTGGCCACCAGCCGCGACAACGAGGTGGCGCAGAAGGTCTACGAGTCCATCGGTTTCGTCGAGGACGAGCAGTTCAAGAACTACGTGCTACCGATCAACTCTGATTGATCGACTCGCAGGTGTAGCGGCCGCCCGTCAGCCGCCGAGGCTGAGCAGCAGCCCCAACAGCAATGGCAACGTGACCAAACCTAGCGCAGCCAGGCGTGCCGGCTGCATTGGCACACGCTGCAGAGCTTGACTGCGACGCGCATGCAAGGGCTGCTGCAGTGCCAGCTGAAACTCCGACAGCGCCTCGAAACGTGCCTGTGGCTGCGGCGCCAGGGCGCGGGCCAGCACGCCATCCCAGCTTTGCGGCACATACCGGATCAAGGTCGCCAAGGGCACATAACAGTGTCCGGGCCTGACGTCGCTGCGCGCCGCCTCCGGCCATTGCCCCGACATCAGCCAGTAGATCAGCGCCGCCAGGGCGAACTGAT
The genomic region above belongs to Pseudomonas sediminis and contains:
- a CDS encoding GNAT family N-acetyltransferase, with amino-acid sequence MRIVQATLEHLDLLTPLFVKYREFYNELPYPESSRKFLEKRLRRKESVIYLALADDEDRLLGFCQLYPSYSSLSLKRVWILNDIYVAEDARRQLVADRLLHTAKQMAKETNAVRMRVATSRDNEVAQKVYESIGFVEDEQFKNYVLPINSD